In Nocardioides marinus, one DNA window encodes the following:
- a CDS encoding ATP-binding protein, which translates to MDPIRNPYAPGAGQRPPELAGRDEQLAAFDVVLERVARGRAERSLVLTGLRGVGKTVLLNALRSAAVRRGWGTGKLEARPDLPLRRPLSSALHQAVRELGHPEEEQRDHVLGVLRAFAERDAGRDAKLRDRWSPGIDVPAARGRADSGDIEIDLVELLTEVGGLAQDLGKGVAVFLDEMQDLGPADVSALCAACHEISQSGLPVIVVGAGLPHLPAVLSASKSYSERLFAYQRIDRLSRDAADRALAAPAAEEEAEFTPEGLEAMYAATGGYPYFIQAYGKTVWDLAPRSPITADDVTVAAPEAERELAVGFFGSRYERATPAERDYLRAMADADSGEDPVGAVATADVAAVLGKKPQSLSPARDALLKKGLIYSGERGRIAFTVPHFGRYLRDHA; encoded by the coding sequence ATGGATCCGATCCGCAACCCCTACGCCCCCGGCGCGGGTCAGCGCCCGCCGGAGCTGGCCGGTCGCGACGAGCAGCTGGCCGCCTTCGACGTGGTGCTGGAGCGGGTCGCCCGCGGCCGCGCCGAGCGCAGCCTGGTCCTCACCGGGCTGCGCGGGGTCGGCAAGACGGTCCTGCTCAACGCGCTGCGCTCGGCCGCCGTACGCCGCGGCTGGGGGACCGGCAAGCTCGAGGCGCGACCCGACCTGCCCCTGCGCCGACCGCTCTCCAGCGCGCTGCACCAGGCGGTCCGCGAGCTCGGGCACCCCGAGGAGGAGCAGCGCGACCACGTGCTCGGCGTGCTGCGCGCCTTCGCCGAGCGCGACGCGGGTCGCGACGCGAAGCTGCGCGACCGGTGGAGCCCCGGCATCGACGTACCCGCCGCACGCGGGCGCGCCGACTCCGGTGACATCGAGATCGACCTGGTCGAGCTGCTCACCGAGGTCGGCGGGCTGGCCCAGGACCTCGGCAAGGGCGTGGCGGTCTTCCTCGACGAGATGCAGGACCTCGGCCCCGCCGACGTCTCCGCCCTGTGCGCCGCCTGCCACGAGATCAGCCAGTCCGGCCTGCCCGTCATCGTCGTGGGCGCCGGGCTGCCGCACCTGCCGGCGGTGCTGAGTGCCAGCAAGTCCTACTCCGAGCGCCTCTTCGCCTACCAGCGCATCGACCGGCTCTCCCGCGACGCCGCCGACCGGGCGCTGGCCGCCCCGGCCGCCGAGGAGGAGGCGGAGTTCACGCCCGAGGGCCTCGAGGCGATGTACGCCGCCACCGGGGGCTACCCCTACTTCATCCAGGCCTACGGCAAGACCGTCTGGGACCTCGCCCCGCGCAGCCCGATCACCGCCGACGACGTGACGGTCGCGGCCCCCGAGGCCGAGCGCGAGCTGGCGGTGGGCTTCTTCGGGTCCCGCTACGAACGCGCCACCCCCGCCGAGCGCGACTACCTGCGGGCGATGGCCGACGCCGACTCCGGCGAGGACCCCGTCGGCGCGGTCGCCACCGCCGACGTCGCGGCCGTCCTGGGCAAGAAGCCCCAGTCGCTCTCGCCCGCCCGCGACGCGCTGCTGAAGAAGGGCTTGATCTACTCCGGCGAGCGCGGCCGGATCGCCTTCACCGTGCCGCACTTCGGGCGCTACCTGCGCGACCACGCCTGA
- a CDS encoding DUF4396 domain-containing protein, giving the protein MAHDTSTHQHHDEHSEHDMASNRMAVSATLHCLTGCAIGEITGLMIGTALGLSTLATIPLAFALAFLFGYTLSTMPLLRAGAAVGTALGVVLAADTLSILTMEVVDNVVMALIPGAMEAGLVNPVFWIGMPISLTVAFFAALPVNKWLLSRGKGHALTHEFHGAAAQRAWIPDLATPILVTAIAAFMAGGLVVSLADELGLQQGSGDSHAVHETLPGGTGSAAG; this is encoded by the coding sequence ATGGCCCACGACACCAGCACCCACCAGCACCACGACGAGCACTCCGAGCACGACATGGCCAGCAACCGGATGGCGGTCTCCGCGACGCTGCACTGCCTCACCGGCTGCGCGATCGGGGAGATCACCGGTCTGATGATCGGCACGGCCCTGGGCCTGTCCACCCTCGCCACGATCCCGCTGGCCTTCGCGCTGGCCTTCCTCTTCGGCTACACGCTCTCGACCATGCCGCTGCTGCGCGCCGGAGCGGCGGTCGGTACGGCGCTGGGCGTCGTGCTGGCCGCCGACACGCTCTCCATCCTGACCATGGAGGTCGTCGACAACGTCGTGATGGCGCTCATCCCCGGCGCGATGGAGGCAGGCCTGGTCAACCCGGTGTTCTGGATCGGCATGCCGATCTCGCTCACCGTCGCGTTCTTCGCGGCGCTCCCGGTCAACAAGTGGCTGCTGTCCCGCGGCAAGGGTCACGCCCTGACCCACGAGTTCCACGGGGCCGCGGCCCAGCGCGCCTGGATCCCCGACCTGGCCACGCCGATCCTGGTCACGGCGATCGCCGCCTTCATGGCCGGCGGCCTGGTGGTCTCGCTCGCCGACGAGCTCGGCCTGCAACAGGGCTCCGGCGACTCCCACGCCGTGCACGAGACGCTCCCCGGCGGCACGGGATCCGCGGCCGGCTGA
- a CDS encoding rhodanese-like domain-containing protein: MIPTTRVDLLPADLPEDVTVLDVREPEEWAAGHIEGALHVPLGLLPQRVHEVPEGRVLVVCKVGGRSAQAAMWLGQQGHETINLDGGMLDWAAAGRPMVSETGAQPTVL, encoded by the coding sequence ATGATCCCCACCACCCGCGTCGACCTGCTGCCGGCCGACCTCCCGGAGGACGTCACCGTCCTCGACGTCCGCGAGCCCGAGGAGTGGGCCGCCGGGCACATCGAGGGCGCGCTGCACGTCCCGCTGGGCCTGCTGCCCCAGCGGGTCCACGAGGTGCCCGAGGGCCGCGTCCTCGTGGTCTGCAAGGTGGGCGGTCGCTCCGCCCAGGCCGCCATGTGGCTGGGTCAGCAGGGCCACGAGACCATCAACCTCGACGGCGGCATGCTCGACTGGGCGGCGGCCGGCCGCCCGATGGTCTCCGAGACCGGCGCCCAGCCGACG
- a CDS encoding Fpg/Nei family DNA glycosylase, translating to MPELPEVEALALDLGGRLDGRAIVKVHVPQFSALKTFDPPISALEGTLVDRVGRVGKFLDIEASGTHLVLHLARAGWIRWRDEVPAIPPKPSPKSTLALRVVLDDDGTSTSPGLDVTEAGTRKSLAAYVVRDPMDVPGIASLGPDPLTDDFTEEVLGEILQREGRKQLKGVLRHQGTIAGIGNAYSDEILHAAKMSPFKPAGTLEAEELTTLYAALRSTLGAAVDRSRGLAASELKGEKKSNLAVHGRTGQPCPVCGDTVREVSFADSSLQYCPTCQTGGKPLADRRMSRLLK from the coding sequence GTGCCCGAGCTGCCGGAGGTCGAGGCGCTGGCGCTCGACCTGGGCGGCCGGCTGGACGGTCGCGCGATCGTGAAGGTCCACGTCCCGCAGTTCAGTGCGCTCAAGACCTTCGACCCGCCGATCTCGGCGCTCGAGGGGACGCTGGTCGACCGGGTCGGCCGCGTCGGGAAGTTCCTCGACATCGAGGCCTCCGGCACCCACCTGGTGCTGCACCTGGCCCGCGCCGGCTGGATCCGCTGGCGCGACGAGGTCCCGGCCATCCCGCCGAAGCCGAGCCCCAAGTCGACGCTGGCGCTGCGCGTCGTGCTCGACGACGACGGCACCAGCACCTCCCCGGGCCTCGACGTGACCGAGGCCGGCACCCGCAAGAGCCTGGCGGCCTACGTCGTGCGGGACCCGATGGACGTACCGGGCATCGCCTCGCTGGGGCCCGACCCGCTCACCGACGACTTCACCGAGGAGGTGCTCGGCGAGATCCTCCAGCGCGAGGGGCGCAAGCAGCTCAAGGGCGTGCTGCGCCACCAGGGCACCATCGCCGGCATCGGCAACGCCTACTCCGACGAGATCTTGCACGCCGCGAAGATGTCGCCGTTCAAGCCCGCCGGCACGCTGGAGGCCGAGGAGCTCACGACGTTGTACGCCGCCCTCCGCTCCACCCTCGGCGCGGCCGTCGACCGCTCCCGTGGACTGGCGGCCAGCGAGCTCAAGGGCGAGAAGAAGTCGAACCTCGCCGTGCACGGGCGCACCGGGCAGCCGTGCCCCGTGTGCGGCGACACCGTGCGTGAGGTGTCCTTCGCAGACTCCAGCCTGCAGTACTGCCCCACCTGCCAGACCGGCGGCAAGCCGCTGGCCGACCGGCGGATGTCGCGACTGCTGAAGTAG
- a CDS encoding glycerophosphodiester phosphodiesterase family protein, translated as MSTRAPDRPLVLAHRGASDEYAEHTLAAYLAALEAGADGLECDVRLTADGHLVCVHDRNLRRTASTRGLVSTMDLADLDQLDFSSWKHPWAELDDERPDQVEEHGRVLTLRKLFEVVADLDRRVEIAVETKHPTRYGGLVERRVAELLRDFGWDRPGGPVRVMSFSYTALQRMERLAPDVQLVQLIEHIPYWPVLRRVVGRDWLLGPGVKLLHESRRLGESITRAGHDMHVWTVNTPDDLRVCQELGVRAVITDRPAYLLDLLEQQAGADG; from the coding sequence GTGAGCACGCGCGCCCCCGATCGCCCGCTCGTCCTCGCGCACCGGGGCGCCAGCGACGAGTACGCCGAGCACACGCTCGCGGCCTACCTCGCCGCCCTGGAGGCGGGGGCCGACGGCCTGGAGTGCGACGTCAGGCTGACCGCCGACGGCCACCTCGTGTGCGTCCACGACCGCAACCTGCGCCGCACGGCCTCCACCCGGGGCCTGGTCTCGACGATGGACCTCGCCGACCTCGACCAGCTCGACTTCTCCTCCTGGAAGCACCCCTGGGCCGAGCTCGACGACGAACGCCCCGACCAGGTGGAGGAGCACGGTCGCGTGCTGACGCTGCGCAAGCTCTTCGAGGTCGTCGCCGACCTCGACCGGCGGGTCGAGATCGCGGTCGAGACCAAGCACCCGACCCGCTACGGCGGGCTGGTCGAGCGTCGGGTGGCCGAGCTGCTGCGCGACTTCGGCTGGGACCGCCCCGGCGGGCCGGTCCGGGTCATGTCGTTCTCCTACACGGCGTTGCAGCGCATGGAGCGGCTCGCGCCGGACGTGCAGCTGGTGCAGCTGATCGAGCACATCCCCTACTGGCCGGTGCTGCGCCGGGTCGTGGGCAGGGACTGGCTGCTCGGGCCGGGGGTCAAGCTGCTGCACGAGAGCCGCCGCCTGGGCGAGAGCATCACCCGCGCGGGGCACGACATGCACGTGTGGACCGTCAACACCCCCGACGACCTCCGGGTCTGCCAGGAGCTCGGTGTGCGGGCCGTGATCACCGACCGTCCGGCGTACCTGCTGGACCTGCTGGAGCAGCAGGCGGGGGCCGACGGGTAG